The following coding sequences lie in one Sorex araneus isolate mSorAra2 chromosome 4, mSorAra2.pri, whole genome shotgun sequence genomic window:
- the ZNF75A gene encoding zinc finger protein 75A isoform X4, which translates to MLAEGSCSNDEWALFVLPKPKVISCLEHGEEPWVQGPIECKDSPGMLPAGLKFKNDIENHQPICLSNLEVQAPGDTVSKKIKIKVPQKTTGEENHGDMQKAGKWHRDSPVKKKKKLSSWKQELLKLMDLHKKHRAGEKPFKCQECGKSFKVSSDLIKHQRIHTEEKPYKCQQCDKRFRWSSDLNKHLTTHQGIKPYKCSWCGKSFSQNTNLHTHQRTHTGEKPFTCHECGKKFSQNSHLIKHRRTHTGEQPYSCSTCRRNFSRRSSLLRHQKLHR; encoded by the exons CATTATTTGTGCTTCCCAAACCTAAAGTGATCTCCTGTCTAGAGCACGGGGAAGAACCATGGGTTCAAGGACCCATTGAATGCAAAGACAGCCCTGGAATGTTGCCTGCAG GGTTAAAGTTCAAAAATGACATTGAAAATCATCAGCCTATATGTCTTTCTAACTTAGAAGTACAAGCACCAGGAGATACAGTGtccaaaaagattaaaataaaagttcccCAGAAAACAACAGGTGAAGAAAATCATGGTGATATGCAGAAGGCAGGGAAATGGCACCGAGATAGTccagtgaagaaaaaaaagaagctttcaTCTTGGAAACAAGAACTGCTGAAACTCATGGACCTTCATAAGAAGCACCGCGCGGGAGAGAAGCCTTTCAAATGCCAagagtgtgggaaaagcttcaaaGTTAGTTCTGACCTTATTAAGCATCAAAGAATTCACACTGAAGAGAAACCATATAAGTGTCAGCAGTGTGATAAAAGGTTTAGATGGAGTTCGGATCTAAATAAGCACTTAACAACACACCAAGGAATAAAACCATATAAATGTTCAtggtgtgggaaaagcttcagtcaaaatacaaatttacacacacaccaaagaactcacactggagagaagccttttACTTGTCATGAATGTGGGAAAAAATTTAGTCAGAACTCCCACCTTATTAAACATCGGAGAACCCACACAGGTGAGCAGCCTTATAGCTGCAGCACATGCAGGAGAAATTTCAGCAGACGGTCGAGTCTTCTTAGACACCAGAAACTGCATCGGTAA